Proteins found in one Plectropomus leopardus isolate mb chromosome 9, YSFRI_Pleo_2.0, whole genome shotgun sequence genomic segment:
- the ganabb gene encoding neutral alpha-glucosidase AB isoform X2 encodes MAPVLVLWLAVCVSGSWAVDRGNFKTCDQSAFCKRQRALKPGESPYRALLETMELTNTRLTLQLINDNNKVRLLLELYRLQGNITRVKINELKPLKPRYEVPDVLIREPPTEPLSLLSQDENGVVLSLGAESQRVIVSVRPFRLDIMEGRDVLMSLNSRGLLAFEHLRMRKDTFSYKVTSTVASVWDNIKRVFSSQADPEAEKKEEADPANQAETTKEEEEKDEDGMWEETFKSHSDSKPNGPSAISLDFSLPGVEHVYGIPEHADTLRLKTTDNGDPYRLYNLDVFQYELYNPMALYGAVPVMLAHNAQRTTGIFWLNAAETWVDISSNTAGKTVFGKMLDYVQGSSETPQTDVRWISESGIIDVFIMLGPTPKDVFSQYASLTGTQSFPPLAAVGYHQCRWNYNDQEDVQSVDAGFDEHDIPYDYIWLDIEHTDGKRYFTWDPHKFATPKEMLQGLVDKKRKMVAIVDPHIKVDSNYKIHNEIRSRGFYIKNKDGGDYEGWCWPGSAGYPDFTRKDMRDWWASMFAYDQYEGSMENLYTWNDMNEPSVFNGPEVTMHKDATHGAWEHRDVHNIYGFYVQMATAEGQIQRSGGVERPFVLTRAFFAGSQRYGAVWTGDNAAEWDHLKISIPMCLSLGLVGISFCGADVGGFFKSPSTELLVRWYQTGAYQPFFRAHAHLDTPRREPWLFGPENTALIREAVRQRYTLLPYWYHQFYHAHRTGEPIMRPLWVEYPQDPATFAVDDEFLIGRDLLVHPVTEEGARGVTAYLPGKDEVWFDVFTFQKHNGAQNLYIPVTISSIPVFQRGGSIIPRKNRVRRSSTCMMHDPYTLYVALNPQRTAEGELYIDDGHTFNYEKKEFIHRRLAFANNVLSSVDLAPDGQFTTRSWIERIVILGASKPSKVTLKTADGQESQLEFDFDASMSVLTLRKPGMNAGVDWNVMLQ; translated from the exons ATGGCGCCTGTCTTGGTGCTGTGGCTGGCTGTGTGCGTCAGTGGGTCATGGGCTGTGGACAGGGGCAACTTCAAGACCTGTGACCAGAGTGCCTTCTGCAA gCGTCAGCGAGCGTTGAAGCCTGGCGAGTCTCCCTATCGAGCCCTGCTGGAGACCATGGAGCTGACCAACACCAGACTCACGCTGCAGCTTATCAATGACAACAATAAG GTGCGTCTGCTGCTCGAACTCTACCGTCTCCAGGGAAACATAACGAGGGTGAAGATTAACGAGCTGAAGCCTCTGAAGCCTCGCTATGAGGTCCCAGACGTGCTCATCAGGGAGCCGCCAACTGAGCC cCTGTCTCTCTTGTCTCAGGACGAGAACGGGGTGGTGCTGTCCCTGGGGGCGGAGTCTCAGAGGGTCATCGTCAGCGTCCGGCCCTTCCGATTGGACATCATGGAAGGGCGCGACGTGCTGATGTCGCTGAACTCGCGCGGCCTGCTGGCATTTGAGCACCTGAGGATGCGCAAGGACAC TTTCTCCTATAAAGTAACTAGCACAGTGGCTAGCGTGTGGGATAATATCAAGAGGGTATTCTCTAG TCAGGCAGACCCGGAGGctgagaagaaagaggaggctGACCCAGCAAACCAGGCCGAG ACAActaaagaagaggaagagaaagatgaAGACGGGATGTGGGAGGAAACTTTTAAATCGCATTCAGACAGCAAACCTAATG GTCCTTCTGCTATTAGTTTAGACTTTTCGTTGCCGGGTGTGGAGCACGTCTATGGCATCCCAGAACACGCAGACACCCTCAGACTCAAAACAACAGA taATGGAGATCCATATCGGCTCTATAACTTGGATGTGTTCCAGTACGAGCTGTATAACCCTATGGCCCTTTACGGAGCTGTCCCAGTCATGTTAGCCCACAACGCCCAGCGGACCACAGGTATCTTCTGGCTCAATGCCGCTGAGACGTGGGTGGATATCAGCTCCAACACAGCCGGGAAG ACCGTGTTTGGAAAAATGCTGGATTATGTTCAAGGCTCCAGTGAAACTCCACAGACAGACGTGCGCTGGATCTCTGAAAGCGGCATCATTGATGTTTTCATTATGCTTGGACCAACACCCAAGGACGTCTTCTCTCAGTACGCCTCCCTCACAG GGACCCAGTCCTTCCCTCCCCTGGCTGCTGTGGGATATCACCAGTGCCGCTGGAACTACAATGATCAGGAAGACGTGCAGTCAGTGGATGCAGGCTTTGATGAGCACGACATCCCCTATGACTATATCTGGCTCGACATTGAGCACACCGATGGCAAACGCTACTTCACCTGGGATCCACACAAGTTTGCAACACCAAAGGAAATGCTGCAGGGTCTCGTGGACAAGAAGCGCAAG ATGGTGGCCATTGTAGACCCTCATATCAAAGTAGACAGCAACTACAAGATCCATAATGAAATCCGCAGTCGGGGTTTCTATATCAAGAATAAAGATGGAGGAGACTATGAGGGCTGGTGCTGGCCTG GTAGTGCCGGCTATCCAGACTTCACCCGAAAAGACATGAGGGACTGGTGGGCCAGCATGTTCGCCTACGATCAGTATGAG GGGTCTATGGAGAACCTTTATACATGGAACGACATGAATGAGCCGTCAGTCTTTAACGGGCCAGAGGTGACCATGCACAAGGATGCAACGCACGGAGCCTGGGAGCACCGTGACGTGCACAACATTTATGGTTTCTATGTG CAAATGGCCACAGCAGAGGGTCAGATCCAGAGGTCAGGGGGCGTTGAGCGACCATTTGTTCTGACCAGAGCCTTCTTTGCCGGGTCACAGCGCTACG gCGCTGTGTGGACTGGAGATAACGCTGCTGAGTGGGACCACCTGAAGATCTCTATCCCCATGTGTCTGAGTCTGGGCCTGGTTGGAATCTCTTTCTGTGGCG CTGACGTTGGTGGTTTCTTCAAGTCTCCGAGCACCGAGCTCCTGGTGCGTTGGTACCAGACGGGGGCGTATCAACCGTTCTTCAGGGCTCATGCCCACCTGGACACTCCCCGCCGTGAGCCCTGGCTGTTCGGTCCGGAAAACACTGCGCTGATTCGGGAAGCAGTGCGTCAGCGCTACACCCTCCTGCCTTACTGGTACCACCAGTTCTACCACGCACACCGCACTGGAGAGCCCATCATGAG ACCGCTGTGGGTGGAGTATCCTCAGGATCCTGCTACGTTTGCTGTGGATGACGAGTTCTTGATCG GAAGAGACTTGCTGGTGCACCCAGTTACTGAGGAGGGAGCTCGGGGAGTCACCGCCTACCTGCCTGGCAAAGACGAG GTTTGGTTTGACGTCTTCACCTTCCAGAAGCACAACGGAGCCCAGAACCTTTACATCCCCGTCACCATAAGCTCT ATTCCTGTGTTCCAGCGTGGCGGCTCCATTATTCCCAGGAAGAATCGAGTTCGCAGGTCCTCCACCTGCATGATGCACGATCCCTACACCTTATATGTGGCTCTTAACCCCCAG AGAACTGCAGAGGGTGAGCTCTACATAGACGATGGCCACACCTTCAACTATGAAAAGAAGGAATTCATTCACAGGAGGCTCGCCTTCGCCAACAATGTCCTTTCTTCTGT TGATCTGGCTCCAGATGGCCAGTTTACCACCCGCTCCTGGATTGAACGCATTGTCATACTGGGGGCCAGTAAGCCCAGTAAGGTTACCCTTAAGACTGCTG atGGTCAGGAGAGCCAGCTAGAGTTTGACTTTGATGCCTCCATGTCGGTGTTGACGCTCCGCAAGCCCGGCATGAACGCAGGGGTGGACTGGAACGTGATGCTTCAGTAA
- the ganabb gene encoding neutral alpha-glucosidase AB isoform X3 has translation MATFTERMAPVLVLWLAVCVSGSWAVDRGNFKTCDQSAFCKRQRALKPGESPYRALLETMELTNTRLTLQLINDNNKVRLLLELYRLQGNITRVKINELKPLKPRYEVPDVLIREPPTEPLSLLSQDENGVVLSLGAESQRVIVSVRPFRLDIMEGRDVLMSLNSRGLLAFEHLRMRKDTQADPEAEKKEEADPANQAETTKEEEEKDEDGMWEETFKSHSDSKPNGPSAISLDFSLPGVEHVYGIPEHADTLRLKTTDNGDPYRLYNLDVFQYELYNPMALYGAVPVMLAHNAQRTTGIFWLNAAETWVDISSNTAGKTVFGKMLDYVQGSSETPQTDVRWISESGIIDVFIMLGPTPKDVFSQYASLTGTQSFPPLAAVGYHQCRWNYNDQEDVQSVDAGFDEHDIPYDYIWLDIEHTDGKRYFTWDPHKFATPKEMLQGLVDKKRKMVAIVDPHIKVDSNYKIHNEIRSRGFYIKNKDGGDYEGWCWPGSAGYPDFTRKDMRDWWASMFAYDQYEGSMENLYTWNDMNEPSVFNGPEVTMHKDATHGAWEHRDVHNIYGFYVQMATAEGQIQRSGGVERPFVLTRAFFAGSQRYGAVWTGDNAAEWDHLKISIPMCLSLGLVGISFCGADVGGFFKSPSTELLVRWYQTGAYQPFFRAHAHLDTPRREPWLFGPENTALIREAVRQRYTLLPYWYHQFYHAHRTGEPIMRPLWVEYPQDPATFAVDDEFLIGRDLLVHPVTEEGARGVTAYLPGKDEVWFDVFTFQKHNGAQNLYIPVTISSIPVFQRGGSIIPRKNRVRRSSTCMMHDPYTLYVALNPQRTAEGELYIDDGHTFNYEKKEFIHRRLAFANNVLSSVDLAPDGQFTTRSWIERIVILGASKPSKVTLKTADGQESQLEFDFDASMSVLTLRKPGMNAGVDWNVMLQ, from the exons ATGGCCACCTTCACTGAAAG gATGGCGCCTGTCTTGGTGCTGTGGCTGGCTGTGTGCGTCAGTGGGTCATGGGCTGTGGACAGGGGCAACTTCAAGACCTGTGACCAGAGTGCCTTCTGCAA gCGTCAGCGAGCGTTGAAGCCTGGCGAGTCTCCCTATCGAGCCCTGCTGGAGACCATGGAGCTGACCAACACCAGACTCACGCTGCAGCTTATCAATGACAACAATAAG GTGCGTCTGCTGCTCGAACTCTACCGTCTCCAGGGAAACATAACGAGGGTGAAGATTAACGAGCTGAAGCCTCTGAAGCCTCGCTATGAGGTCCCAGACGTGCTCATCAGGGAGCCGCCAACTGAGCC cCTGTCTCTCTTGTCTCAGGACGAGAACGGGGTGGTGCTGTCCCTGGGGGCGGAGTCTCAGAGGGTCATCGTCAGCGTCCGGCCCTTCCGATTGGACATCATGGAAGGGCGCGACGTGCTGATGTCGCTGAACTCGCGCGGCCTGCTGGCATTTGAGCACCTGAGGATGCGCAAGGACAC TCAGGCAGACCCGGAGGctgagaagaaagaggaggctGACCCAGCAAACCAGGCCGAG ACAActaaagaagaggaagagaaagatgaAGACGGGATGTGGGAGGAAACTTTTAAATCGCATTCAGACAGCAAACCTAATG GTCCTTCTGCTATTAGTTTAGACTTTTCGTTGCCGGGTGTGGAGCACGTCTATGGCATCCCAGAACACGCAGACACCCTCAGACTCAAAACAACAGA taATGGAGATCCATATCGGCTCTATAACTTGGATGTGTTCCAGTACGAGCTGTATAACCCTATGGCCCTTTACGGAGCTGTCCCAGTCATGTTAGCCCACAACGCCCAGCGGACCACAGGTATCTTCTGGCTCAATGCCGCTGAGACGTGGGTGGATATCAGCTCCAACACAGCCGGGAAG ACCGTGTTTGGAAAAATGCTGGATTATGTTCAAGGCTCCAGTGAAACTCCACAGACAGACGTGCGCTGGATCTCTGAAAGCGGCATCATTGATGTTTTCATTATGCTTGGACCAACACCCAAGGACGTCTTCTCTCAGTACGCCTCCCTCACAG GGACCCAGTCCTTCCCTCCCCTGGCTGCTGTGGGATATCACCAGTGCCGCTGGAACTACAATGATCAGGAAGACGTGCAGTCAGTGGATGCAGGCTTTGATGAGCACGACATCCCCTATGACTATATCTGGCTCGACATTGAGCACACCGATGGCAAACGCTACTTCACCTGGGATCCACACAAGTTTGCAACACCAAAGGAAATGCTGCAGGGTCTCGTGGACAAGAAGCGCAAG ATGGTGGCCATTGTAGACCCTCATATCAAAGTAGACAGCAACTACAAGATCCATAATGAAATCCGCAGTCGGGGTTTCTATATCAAGAATAAAGATGGAGGAGACTATGAGGGCTGGTGCTGGCCTG GTAGTGCCGGCTATCCAGACTTCACCCGAAAAGACATGAGGGACTGGTGGGCCAGCATGTTCGCCTACGATCAGTATGAG GGGTCTATGGAGAACCTTTATACATGGAACGACATGAATGAGCCGTCAGTCTTTAACGGGCCAGAGGTGACCATGCACAAGGATGCAACGCACGGAGCCTGGGAGCACCGTGACGTGCACAACATTTATGGTTTCTATGTG CAAATGGCCACAGCAGAGGGTCAGATCCAGAGGTCAGGGGGCGTTGAGCGACCATTTGTTCTGACCAGAGCCTTCTTTGCCGGGTCACAGCGCTACG gCGCTGTGTGGACTGGAGATAACGCTGCTGAGTGGGACCACCTGAAGATCTCTATCCCCATGTGTCTGAGTCTGGGCCTGGTTGGAATCTCTTTCTGTGGCG CTGACGTTGGTGGTTTCTTCAAGTCTCCGAGCACCGAGCTCCTGGTGCGTTGGTACCAGACGGGGGCGTATCAACCGTTCTTCAGGGCTCATGCCCACCTGGACACTCCCCGCCGTGAGCCCTGGCTGTTCGGTCCGGAAAACACTGCGCTGATTCGGGAAGCAGTGCGTCAGCGCTACACCCTCCTGCCTTACTGGTACCACCAGTTCTACCACGCACACCGCACTGGAGAGCCCATCATGAG ACCGCTGTGGGTGGAGTATCCTCAGGATCCTGCTACGTTTGCTGTGGATGACGAGTTCTTGATCG GAAGAGACTTGCTGGTGCACCCAGTTACTGAGGAGGGAGCTCGGGGAGTCACCGCCTACCTGCCTGGCAAAGACGAG GTTTGGTTTGACGTCTTCACCTTCCAGAAGCACAACGGAGCCCAGAACCTTTACATCCCCGTCACCATAAGCTCT ATTCCTGTGTTCCAGCGTGGCGGCTCCATTATTCCCAGGAAGAATCGAGTTCGCAGGTCCTCCACCTGCATGATGCACGATCCCTACACCTTATATGTGGCTCTTAACCCCCAG AGAACTGCAGAGGGTGAGCTCTACATAGACGATGGCCACACCTTCAACTATGAAAAGAAGGAATTCATTCACAGGAGGCTCGCCTTCGCCAACAATGTCCTTTCTTCTGT TGATCTGGCTCCAGATGGCCAGTTTACCACCCGCTCCTGGATTGAACGCATTGTCATACTGGGGGCCAGTAAGCCCAGTAAGGTTACCCTTAAGACTGCTG atGGTCAGGAGAGCCAGCTAGAGTTTGACTTTGATGCCTCCATGTCGGTGTTGACGCTCCGCAAGCCCGGCATGAACGCAGGGGTGGACTGGAACGTGATGCTTCAGTAA
- the ganabb gene encoding neutral alpha-glucosidase AB isoform X1 encodes MATFTERMAPVLVLWLAVCVSGSWAVDRGNFKTCDQSAFCKRQRALKPGESPYRALLETMELTNTRLTLQLINDNNKVRLLLELYRLQGNITRVKINELKPLKPRYEVPDVLIREPPTEPLSLLSQDENGVVLSLGAESQRVIVSVRPFRLDIMEGRDVLMSLNSRGLLAFEHLRMRKDTFSYKVTSTVASVWDNIKRVFSSQADPEAEKKEEADPANQAETTKEEEEKDEDGMWEETFKSHSDSKPNGPSAISLDFSLPGVEHVYGIPEHADTLRLKTTDNGDPYRLYNLDVFQYELYNPMALYGAVPVMLAHNAQRTTGIFWLNAAETWVDISSNTAGKTVFGKMLDYVQGSSETPQTDVRWISESGIIDVFIMLGPTPKDVFSQYASLTGTQSFPPLAAVGYHQCRWNYNDQEDVQSVDAGFDEHDIPYDYIWLDIEHTDGKRYFTWDPHKFATPKEMLQGLVDKKRKMVAIVDPHIKVDSNYKIHNEIRSRGFYIKNKDGGDYEGWCWPGSAGYPDFTRKDMRDWWASMFAYDQYEGSMENLYTWNDMNEPSVFNGPEVTMHKDATHGAWEHRDVHNIYGFYVQMATAEGQIQRSGGVERPFVLTRAFFAGSQRYGAVWTGDNAAEWDHLKISIPMCLSLGLVGISFCGADVGGFFKSPSTELLVRWYQTGAYQPFFRAHAHLDTPRREPWLFGPENTALIREAVRQRYTLLPYWYHQFYHAHRTGEPIMRPLWVEYPQDPATFAVDDEFLIGRDLLVHPVTEEGARGVTAYLPGKDEVWFDVFTFQKHNGAQNLYIPVTISSIPVFQRGGSIIPRKNRVRRSSTCMMHDPYTLYVALNPQRTAEGELYIDDGHTFNYEKKEFIHRRLAFANNVLSSVDLAPDGQFTTRSWIERIVILGASKPSKVTLKTADGQESQLEFDFDASMSVLTLRKPGMNAGVDWNVMLQ; translated from the exons ATGGCCACCTTCACTGAAAG gATGGCGCCTGTCTTGGTGCTGTGGCTGGCTGTGTGCGTCAGTGGGTCATGGGCTGTGGACAGGGGCAACTTCAAGACCTGTGACCAGAGTGCCTTCTGCAA gCGTCAGCGAGCGTTGAAGCCTGGCGAGTCTCCCTATCGAGCCCTGCTGGAGACCATGGAGCTGACCAACACCAGACTCACGCTGCAGCTTATCAATGACAACAATAAG GTGCGTCTGCTGCTCGAACTCTACCGTCTCCAGGGAAACATAACGAGGGTGAAGATTAACGAGCTGAAGCCTCTGAAGCCTCGCTATGAGGTCCCAGACGTGCTCATCAGGGAGCCGCCAACTGAGCC cCTGTCTCTCTTGTCTCAGGACGAGAACGGGGTGGTGCTGTCCCTGGGGGCGGAGTCTCAGAGGGTCATCGTCAGCGTCCGGCCCTTCCGATTGGACATCATGGAAGGGCGCGACGTGCTGATGTCGCTGAACTCGCGCGGCCTGCTGGCATTTGAGCACCTGAGGATGCGCAAGGACAC TTTCTCCTATAAAGTAACTAGCACAGTGGCTAGCGTGTGGGATAATATCAAGAGGGTATTCTCTAG TCAGGCAGACCCGGAGGctgagaagaaagaggaggctGACCCAGCAAACCAGGCCGAG ACAActaaagaagaggaagagaaagatgaAGACGGGATGTGGGAGGAAACTTTTAAATCGCATTCAGACAGCAAACCTAATG GTCCTTCTGCTATTAGTTTAGACTTTTCGTTGCCGGGTGTGGAGCACGTCTATGGCATCCCAGAACACGCAGACACCCTCAGACTCAAAACAACAGA taATGGAGATCCATATCGGCTCTATAACTTGGATGTGTTCCAGTACGAGCTGTATAACCCTATGGCCCTTTACGGAGCTGTCCCAGTCATGTTAGCCCACAACGCCCAGCGGACCACAGGTATCTTCTGGCTCAATGCCGCTGAGACGTGGGTGGATATCAGCTCCAACACAGCCGGGAAG ACCGTGTTTGGAAAAATGCTGGATTATGTTCAAGGCTCCAGTGAAACTCCACAGACAGACGTGCGCTGGATCTCTGAAAGCGGCATCATTGATGTTTTCATTATGCTTGGACCAACACCCAAGGACGTCTTCTCTCAGTACGCCTCCCTCACAG GGACCCAGTCCTTCCCTCCCCTGGCTGCTGTGGGATATCACCAGTGCCGCTGGAACTACAATGATCAGGAAGACGTGCAGTCAGTGGATGCAGGCTTTGATGAGCACGACATCCCCTATGACTATATCTGGCTCGACATTGAGCACACCGATGGCAAACGCTACTTCACCTGGGATCCACACAAGTTTGCAACACCAAAGGAAATGCTGCAGGGTCTCGTGGACAAGAAGCGCAAG ATGGTGGCCATTGTAGACCCTCATATCAAAGTAGACAGCAACTACAAGATCCATAATGAAATCCGCAGTCGGGGTTTCTATATCAAGAATAAAGATGGAGGAGACTATGAGGGCTGGTGCTGGCCTG GTAGTGCCGGCTATCCAGACTTCACCCGAAAAGACATGAGGGACTGGTGGGCCAGCATGTTCGCCTACGATCAGTATGAG GGGTCTATGGAGAACCTTTATACATGGAACGACATGAATGAGCCGTCAGTCTTTAACGGGCCAGAGGTGACCATGCACAAGGATGCAACGCACGGAGCCTGGGAGCACCGTGACGTGCACAACATTTATGGTTTCTATGTG CAAATGGCCACAGCAGAGGGTCAGATCCAGAGGTCAGGGGGCGTTGAGCGACCATTTGTTCTGACCAGAGCCTTCTTTGCCGGGTCACAGCGCTACG gCGCTGTGTGGACTGGAGATAACGCTGCTGAGTGGGACCACCTGAAGATCTCTATCCCCATGTGTCTGAGTCTGGGCCTGGTTGGAATCTCTTTCTGTGGCG CTGACGTTGGTGGTTTCTTCAAGTCTCCGAGCACCGAGCTCCTGGTGCGTTGGTACCAGACGGGGGCGTATCAACCGTTCTTCAGGGCTCATGCCCACCTGGACACTCCCCGCCGTGAGCCCTGGCTGTTCGGTCCGGAAAACACTGCGCTGATTCGGGAAGCAGTGCGTCAGCGCTACACCCTCCTGCCTTACTGGTACCACCAGTTCTACCACGCACACCGCACTGGAGAGCCCATCATGAG ACCGCTGTGGGTGGAGTATCCTCAGGATCCTGCTACGTTTGCTGTGGATGACGAGTTCTTGATCG GAAGAGACTTGCTGGTGCACCCAGTTACTGAGGAGGGAGCTCGGGGAGTCACCGCCTACCTGCCTGGCAAAGACGAG GTTTGGTTTGACGTCTTCACCTTCCAGAAGCACAACGGAGCCCAGAACCTTTACATCCCCGTCACCATAAGCTCT ATTCCTGTGTTCCAGCGTGGCGGCTCCATTATTCCCAGGAAGAATCGAGTTCGCAGGTCCTCCACCTGCATGATGCACGATCCCTACACCTTATATGTGGCTCTTAACCCCCAG AGAACTGCAGAGGGTGAGCTCTACATAGACGATGGCCACACCTTCAACTATGAAAAGAAGGAATTCATTCACAGGAGGCTCGCCTTCGCCAACAATGTCCTTTCTTCTGT TGATCTGGCTCCAGATGGCCAGTTTACCACCCGCTCCTGGATTGAACGCATTGTCATACTGGGGGCCAGTAAGCCCAGTAAGGTTACCCTTAAGACTGCTG atGGTCAGGAGAGCCAGCTAGAGTTTGACTTTGATGCCTCCATGTCGGTGTTGACGCTCCGCAAGCCCGGCATGAACGCAGGGGTGGACTGGAACGTGATGCTTCAGTAA
- the si:ch211-114c17.1 gene encoding pre-mRNA-processing factor 39: protein MAAEGSEEMSGNGELEESSAMEASEVPASPQTEMAENSEENGSLAVAPEAPVAPDPATYSMPQAAEDEEGELPADFERLWKAAHDNPQDFTSWTDLLQYCEQESHITASRRALEAFLARYPLCYGYWKKFADLERRAGYNNKAEEVCVQGLQVIPLSVDLWIHYINLLLGTLDMNLPESPMRIRSVFEDAVAAAGLDFHSDRLWDLYVEWEKEQGNMKNATAVLDRVLKVPTQLYNTHYDKFKEHLNSHEPKEVLSPEEYEELRALCRQSQKAERAERAQEEEEEERPPGEEEPATPEGTDSEELMQKIREQVLVRRDKVYQDNEGEVRKRWHFEDAIKRPYFHVKPLDRLQLRSWHSYLDWEIAQLNKDTKDPQDPQQDPNQTATEGSEVTAQPQEQSEDAVVAHDDHRVRILYERCLIACALYEEFWTRYTQYLEAQSVDEARAVFKRACEIHLIYKPNIHMQWATFEERHGDLTEARRVLEALEKTLPGLAVVRLRRAALERRAGQLDQSEALLQEAVAESKEKPTLHAFYSIKLARLLLKLGRDPTRARTVLQEALEISPDNDKLHLNLLELEVSGDPWASAEAVQECVTRALAAPLAPHTKILFSQRGLQFAEDYSNSIQSVLSVYEEHQKLLRELGGTKRGAENGDEDPEKLSKSDDGSAVAVSAQVPPTMPHVPITTPPPPVMGADASSQAAYGGYSSWYQQPQYGSYGNYGYQNTWNYSQGYYPPS, encoded by the exons ATGGCGGCTGAAGGCAGTGAGGAGATGAGCGGCAACGGGGAGCTCGAAGAGTCCTCAG CCATGGAGGCCTCTGAAGTTCCTGCATCGCCTCAGACTGAGATGGCAGAGAATTCAGAAGAGAACGGCAGTCTCGCCGTGGCCCCTGAGGCCCCCGTAGCGCCCGACCCTGCTACCTACTCCATGCCTCAAGCAGCAGAAGACGAGGAGGGAGAACTGCCTGCGGACTTTGAGCGCCTGTGGAAGGCCGCCCACGACAATCCTCAAGACTTCACCAGCTGGACCGACCTGCTGCAGTACTGCGAGCAAGAG AGTCACATCACAGCGTCACGCAGAGCGCTAGAGGCTTTCCTGGCTCGCTATCCACTCTGCTATGGCTACTGGAAGAAATTTGCAGATCTGGAGCGCCGTGCTGGATACAACAACAAAGCAGAAGAG GTGTGCGTTCAGGGTCTCCAGGTGATCCCCCTGAGTGTGGATCTGTGGATCCACTACATCAATCTGCTGCTGGGAACACTGGACATGAACCTGCCCGAGTCGCCCATGAGGATTCGCAG TGTGTTCGAGGATGCGGTCGCAGCAGCAGGTCTGGACTTCCACTCAGATCGGCTTTGGGATCTCTACGTGGAGTGGGAGAAGGAGCAAGGGAACATGAAGAACGCAACAGCTGTCCTGGACAGAGTCCTCAAAGTCCCCACACAGCTTTACAACACCCATTACGACAA GTTCAAGGAGCACCTGAACAGCCACGAACCCAAAGAGGTGCTCTCCCCAGAGGAGTACGAGGAGCTGAGAGCGCTGTGTCGTCAGAGTCAGAAGGCAGAGCGCGCAGAGCGggcacaggaggaggaggaggaggagaggccgCCAGGGGAGGAAGAGCCTGCCACACCCGAGGGCACAGACTCA gaggaattgatgcagaaaataagGGAACAAGTGCTGGTTCGCAGGGACAAAGTTTACCAGGACAACGAGGGAGAAGTCCGCAAGAGGTGGCACTTTGAAGACGCt ATCAAACGTCCCTACTTCCACGTCAAGCCTCTCGATCGCCTCCAGCTGCGGAGCTGGCACTCATACCTGGACTGGGAGATCGCTCAGCTGAACAAAGATACCAAAGACCCCCAAGACCCTCAACAAG ATCCAAACCAGACAGCCAcagaggggtcagaggtcacggcACAGCCTCAGGAACAGTCAGAGGATGCTGTGGTTGCCCATGACGACCACAGAGTTCGCATCCTCTACGAGCGCTGCCTCATCGCCTGTGCTCTGTATGAGGAGTTCTGGACCAGG TACACTCAGTACCTGGAGGCGCAGAGTGTGGACGAGGCACGGGCTGTTTTCAAACGGGCCTGCGAGATCCACCTGATATACAAACCaaacattcacatgcagtggGCCACCTTCGAGGAGCGACACG GGGACTTAACTGAGGCCCGGCGGGTGCTGGAGGCCCTGGAGAAAACCCTACCAGGTTTGGCCGTGGTCCGTCTTCGCAGGGCGGCTCTGGAGAGGCGAGCGGGCCAGCTGGACCAATCAGAGGCCTTGCTGCAGGAGGCCGTGGCCGAATCTAAAGAGAAGCCCACGTTGCACGCTTTCTATTCCATCAAGCTTGCTCGTCTGCTGCTGAAGCTGGGCAGGGACCCCACCAGAGCCCGCACGGTCTTACAGGAGGCGCTGGAGATCAGTCCG GACAACGATAAGTTGCACCTGAACCTGTTGGAGCTGGAGGTGTCGGGTGACCCCTGGGCGTCAGCTGAGGCGGTGCAGGAGTGTGTGACACGAGCACTGGCCGCTCCCCTCGCTCCACACACCAAGATCCTCTTTTCTCAGAGAGGCCTGCAGTTCGCCGAGGACTACAGCAACTCTATCCAGAG TGTGCTGTCTGTCTATGAGGAGCACCAGAAACTGCTGAGGGAGCTCGGAGGAAcgaagagaggagcagagaacGG GGATGAGGACCCAGAGAAGCTGAGCAAAAGTGACGACGGCTCTGCCGTCGCCGTGTCTGCACAAGTCCCGCCCACCATGCCACATGTCCCCATCACCACACCCCCTCCTCCGGTGATGGGCGCCGACGCCAGCTCACAGGCCGCCTACGGGGGATACAGCAGCTGGTACCAG caACCGCAGTACGGCAGCTACGGTAACTACGGCTACCAGAACACCTGGAACTACAGCCAAGGCTACTATCCTCCCAGCTGA